Genomic DNA from Telopea speciosissima isolate NSW1024214 ecotype Mountain lineage chromosome 2, Tspe_v1, whole genome shotgun sequence:
TTTATTAAATGCACGAATGGATCAACGGACGAACCCAAGTACCAAGACTCCATTTAATAATCCGTTCAGCTTATTGGTTAAGCATTTGAGTTTTTGGCTTGGGCGGATTTACCAACGAACCCACGGTACTGGGTTACATCCAAGAATCCATCCAATGTATTGGTTGTGTACTTAGGTTTTGGTAGGAACAGATTTACCAACGGACCCACAACACTGGATCCGTTCGAGAATCCGTCCCGATTATGGAGGCTAATGTAACTTTTTACTGAGAACAGATTTACACCAGATTCACAGGAATGAGTTACATCCGAGAATCCGTTTGTACTAAAAGTGGTTATTGAGCTGTTTTCATCAGTCAGTCTTCCTTCTATGCTTGTTATCCCTTCCTTCCATGTTTTCCTTCCTTGGTTTTATGCCATTTTATGGATGTACGTACCGTATGAAGAATTCCTTGATGTTGTTCTATGCTTTTATTGTACAAACCATGCATGATGGCGTAATCTCAAATAGGTATCCAGTATGGTTAATAGCTGTAATAGGAACCGTTCCCCTCCTCGAGATGATGCTAAAGATGCCTCGAATACGGCTTTATCGGTACCACCTCCAGTCAACAATAATACGTATGCTGTCATGTTGTTGGGTAACATGATCCACTCCATTCAGCAGAACATAGAGATACACAACAAGAACAACGTATGTTCATGCAGACCATGACTGCCCAACTCAAGGACATTTCTAAGAAAAGGCAGCAAGTGCCCCCTCCAATTCAAGTGGCTCCTCCACCACCTGCCCCTGCAGCTGCTACTGAACATGATACTCCACCTCCGGCCCCTGCTACTGTTAGAACTCCTTTGGCACAAGTGGTGCCAATACCTCCTCCCCTACTCCAGAAGCTCCTCAAGTCCAAATTGTAGCACCAGCTCTGGCCGATGCCTCCAAATTGTCCAAGAAATTCCAGAAGCATCGccctccaaccttctacaagtTAACTCATGACTCCTTATTCCCAGTAACTTGGATTAGGGATCTAGAAAGGATTTTTGAGGTTCCCCAATGCAGCGACTTAGATAAGATCAGATGTGCGGTGTTCCAACTCTGAGGAGACACCAATGCTTGGTGGCGCTTCTCCAAGGAGAACTTTTGGGCCAAGTACTCTAATGCTACTTGGGCACAGTTCACTGAGGCCTTTCTTGAGAATTACTTCCCTTGAAACTTCTGTGataagaaggaagctgagttctcgaGCCTGAGTCAAGGGTCCAAATCAGTGCTTGAGTACCAACAGGCATTCGAGGATCTTTTCTATTTCATTCCAGAGCATATGAAGCTCGAGAACGTCAAGGAAAGAAGATTTGAGAGGTGACTAAGGCCCAATATTAGTACCTTTGTTGTGCTGCATGAGTATCCTACTTATGCCCAGGTGGTCCAAGCCGTCAAGGTTATTAAGGATTAACAAAGTGAGAACTACAGGGCCATACAAGCTGGCAAGAGGCCCATGGGTTCTTCTAGTTTCAAGGGGCCCAGAAAATTCCAGAAGGGATCTTACTCCACTAGTTCCCCAACTCAATACCACAGACCTGATGCAACTCAGGCACCTAAGACAGCTTCAGCACCTCATTATGGCACTCAGGACCTAACGTGCTATAATTGCAATGAGACCGGGCACATGATTAGGGACTGCCCACATCCTCAACAAGGAGGTCCTACTACTACTCTTCCTCCCAAGGCTCCCCAAACACGGGAAGCTGGTCGTCCTCTCTCTACCCTAATTGTTAACCGGACCCAAGGGCATGTCTACTTAATCACCAATGAGTAAACCCATGCTGATCTGAGTGATATCATAGGTATCGCACTCAAGCCTTGAAGTGATGCTTACAAGTAGGTTTTATTGCTGTAATTGGTTGTTTTGGTGTTTGTTAGGTATGATCTCTGTTTGTTCACAACCAGCTTATGTGTTGTTTGATTTAGGAGCGTCACACTCTTTTGTATCCCCTTCTTTTGCCAAGAAGATACCAATCAAACTGAAGCAAATGGCTCAGAACCTTATTGTTAGCACGCCAACGGGTAGCAAGATATGATCCTTGCCTTGTACATGTATGTGACCGAGGGCTAGCAGCTAGTTTGATAGTACTAGATATGAGGGGCTTTGATGTGATCTTAGGTAGGGATTGGCTATCCGCTCATGGTGCCAATCTAATCTGTGCAGAGAGGAAGATCCTGTTCAAACCAAAAGAAGTGTAGAATTTGCATTCAAGGGTATTAAATGGGAGAAGCCCAAGAAAGCTATCATCTCTGCCCTTCAAGTCCAGAAGCTATTAGATGAAGGTTGTCAGTGTTACCTGGCCTCTGTGGTAGACATTGAAGCAAAGGTTAGACCACTGAGAGAGATAAATGTGGTGAGGGATTTTCCAGATGTCTTTCCGAAAGATCTAATACAGTTGCCACCGGATCGTGAGACGGAGTTCATGATAAATTGATATCGGGTGCAGCTGCAGTGTCTAAGGCTCCCTACAGGATGGCACCAACTGAGTTGAAGGAGCTACAAGAATAACTTTGagacctattgaagaaaggcTTCATTAGACCCAATGTATCTCCATGGGGAGCACCTattttgtttgtgaagaagaaggatggtagtatgagGATGTGCAGTGACTACCATGAGCTCAACAAGCTTACAATCAAGAACCAATATCCTTTGCCCAGGATCGATGACTTTTTCGATCAACTACAAGGTACCAAGGTATTCTCAAAGATTGATCTCCGAtcggggtaccatcagttgaagatcaggTATAGTGACATCAGCAAGGCAACCTTCAGATCTCGCTATGATCACTACGAATTcatggtcatgtccttcgggtTGACCAATGCCTCGGCAGCCTTCATGTAGTTGATGAATCGTGTGTTCCATAATGTGCTGGACAAGTATGTCATCATCTTTATTGATGATATCTTGATCTACTGCAAGAGTGAGGAGGACATACAGACCATCTATGTCTAGTACTGTAATGTCTGAGTGAAAAGTAATTGTACGCCAAGTTcaataaatgtgaattttggctgcAACAGGTAGCATTCCTGGGGCATCTCGTCTCTACTAAGGGTAATGAAGTAGATCGGCAAGGTGAATTCAATGGTTGAgtgggagacacccaagaatATCGTAGACATTCATAGTTTTTTGGCCCTAGCCGGTTACTACAGAATGTTCATCGAGAACTTCTCGAGGATTTTAGCCCCTATGACTCTACtaacccgaaagggagtgaagttcaaGTGGTTTGATGACTGTGAGAAGAGCTTCCAGGAGTTGAAGCAGAGATTGATTTCTACTCTAGTActcaccattcctaatggtactagAGAGATGGTGGTCTATAGTGACACATCTAAGATGGGCCTGATTTTGATGCAAGATGGGAAGttagtggcctatgcttctcgatagttgaaagattatgagaagaattatCCAACCCATGACATGGAGCTTGCAGCTGTGGTCTTTGCTttgaagatctggagacactatatgtatggtgaaaagagcgagatctatagtgatcacaagagccttaaatacttcttcacacagaaggagcttaacatgagacagaggcaatGGCTGGAGCTGATGAAGGATCATGACTGTACCATCCATTACCATCCAAGTAAGGTaaatgtagtagcggatgcgcTGAGCTGGAAATCTCAGACCTTGTCTTTAGCATCATTGGCTGTCAACAAAGAACTTGTTGAAGAAGCACAGAGGATGGATCTGGAGTTACtagtagagggtgttaccttaTCTTTGGCAACCTTATCGATACAATCAACGCTTATGGAAAGGATCCAATCAGCCCAGACCTCTGATGAAGACTTACAAGAAGTTATTGAGGCTCTTCGGGGAGACACACAACAAGATCTAGACTTTGCATTGATCAAGACTGGTatcctcatgtttagagatcgaCTATGTGTTCCTAATGATGCAAAGTTGAGGAAGGAAGTTCTGACAGAAGGCCACGACATCCCATATTCAATCCATCCAGgtagtacaaagatgtacaaagacttGAAAGGgcattactggtggagtggaatgaagagagTTGTGGCTGAGTTCATGGCAAAgtgtctcacttgtcagcaagtgaagGCGGATAGGCAGCAACCCCATGGTCTTTTATAGTCATTGCCTGTCCCAGAGtagaagtgggagcatgttactatggacttTATCACCGGGTTACCCCGTACACCTAGAGGTGTCAATACCATATGGGTTGTTGTTGACAGATTGACAAAGACAGCTCACTTCATCCCTATGGAGATcacctattcgatggacaagctaGCTTGCTTATACATTAATAATGCAGTCCGCTTGTATGGAGTTCCAGTTAGTATAATCTCTGACAGAGATCCTAGGTTCACATCCAAGTTCTGGGGTGGTTTCCATAAGGCCATGGGCATATTATTGAGTTTTACAacagctttccatcctcagacagaCAGATAGTTGGAGAGGACTATACAGACCCTAGAGGATATGCTCTGAGCTTGTGCCACTGACATGCAAGGCAGCTGGGATGAGTATATCTAGCTCATcgagtttgcttataataatagttaccaagctaccattggtatggcaccatttgaagctcagtatgggaagaaatgCAAAACACctttgtattgggatgaagtaggtgagAGGCACATTCTTGGTCTAGAGTTGATCCAGGCAATAGTGAGAAGGTGGATCTGATTCGTGAGTGAATCAAAGCAGCCCAGTCTAGACAGAAGGGTTATGTAAACCTACCAAGGAAGGATTTAGAGTCCAATGTTGGGGATAAAGTGTTTCTCACGGTGTCACCCACCAAAGGGGTAATGCTATTCACTAAGAAGAGCAATCTAAGTCCAAGGTTTATTGGACCTTACGAGATTTTGGCAAGAATCGGGTTGGTGGCTTATCAGTTGGCACATCCTCCATCCTTAGAGGGTGTGCATGACGTATTTCATCTGTCCATGTTATGAAAGTACGTTCACAACTAGAGTCATGTTCTATCACAGGAACTACTAGAGCTCATAGCCGATATGACCTATAAAGAGTAGCACAAGAAGATTCTAGATAGCAAGATTGTTCACCTTTACAATCAACCTATCTTTTATGTCAAcgtgaagtggtgcaaccatCCATAATAAGAAGCATCTTAGGAATCAGGAGTAGAGATGTAGGCGAAGTACCCTTCCTTCGAAGACTTACAAAGTACgtcaaattttggggacaaaattGATTGTAAGGTAGGGGGAATGTTATACCTGCACCCAAGAtcctaattatttattattattcttgtGACTTGTAGATGGTGCTGCCATATATGTCAGTGAGCTGTTCGCAATGGTTGTCAAGCCCAgtcacaagatcattgactatGACACGGGTTTGCCTTTCGAGGACAGGTTCCTCAACTAggagtgggggaaattcgtCGATGATGACTTCACTGACTATCCTCCTAGAACAAGTCACAAGAGCAAGGACTACCGAAAGAGGTTAGCATATCAATACTTCATCTCACGAAGAGATTAGCATCGAAGTGAGTAAACTCTTTGGGATCACGGAGGCCACACCATGATGGTCGAGGGGTAAGTTACTAATCTCATTTGTACTTGTACATCCTCCTCTCCATGACCTTGAACTGCGGGCCAAGGCCCGGAGACCTTTCGTTATCTGTTCAGCCCTTTTAGCTGGAACGGATTCATGAATGGACCCACTACTTGTGGGTTACGTCCGTTAATCCATTCGTACTATTGTATGTTTGTgttattttccttgtgtgggacccacatgcccgTGTCCTGGACATAATAGCTATGTCCCCTGATAAGGTGGACCCCATCTTTAACCTCCTTGGTGTAAGTGAGCCATGTGAGTGGGCCCACAAGCGTTTTAATGTGTTTAAAATGGGTTATGGACTTAGGACCccaaaccaaacaggccctaactGGGCCACTTGCTATAAAAGACACCTTTTAGCCATTTATTGGTCATTTACTACTCTAACCACCCAAGGACCGTGGAGACAAGGagcagaagaaaagaaagagaagaagaagagaagaaggtggaagagaGGGGTTTGCCACTTGGAGGGCCTTGGAACTTGTAAGTATAATCCCTctactctctctcccctcttcctAAGCTATTTAAGGAGCTCTCCCATGGACAGATTCTAGCCTATGGTTCCACTTGGAACTTAAGACCGACCTCAAGGCAGGTCAAGGCCCATGAATGGATTATTGGCCACCACCTTAAGCATTAAAAGACCCCTTTTAGCAACCCAAGTTGCCATCCTAAGATCCTCATGACCTAACTCTATGTAAATGAACCTAGAAAGGACTTCAACCCTCAAATCCCTAGGACCAAGCTTAGACTAGGTCATTGTGACCTT
This window encodes:
- the LOC122650598 gene encoding uncharacterized mitochondrial protein AtMg00860-like, whose translation is MVEWETPKNIVDIHSFLALAGYYRMFIENFSRILAPMTLLTRKGVKFKWFDDCEKSFQELKQRLISTLVLTIPNGTREMVVYSDTSKMGLILMQDGKLVAYASR